In Colwellia sp. M166, a genomic segment contains:
- the dnaJ gene encoding molecular chaperone DnaJ, producing MSKRDYYEVLGVSKDAAERDIKKAYKRLAMKYHPDRTQGDKSKEEQFKEVKEAYEILNDDQKRAAYDQYGHAAFEQGGHGGGGGFGGGQDFGDAFGDIFGDIFGGGGRGRGGQSRQRRGSDLRYNLDLSLEEAVKGKTLEIKVPTFVSCEPCDGSGAKKGTSAKTCSTCHGHGQVQMRQGLFAVQQTCPTCSGQGKVISDPCTSCRGKGRVEKNKTLSVKIPPGVDTGDRIRLSGEGEAGEHGAPAGDLYVQANVREHKIFVRDENHLYCEVPISFTTAALGGEIEVPTLEGKVKLKIPKETQTGKMFRLRGKGVKSVRSHSTGDLMCKVVIETPVSLSGDQADLLRQLEEKMGKSTSKHSPKETGFFDGVKKFFDDLKS from the coding sequence ATGTCAAAACGCGATTATTATGAAGTGCTAGGTGTGTCAAAAGATGCAGCTGAGCGCGATATCAAAAAAGCTTACAAACGTTTAGCAATGAAATATCACCCAGATAGAACACAAGGTGATAAATCAAAAGAAGAACAGTTTAAAGAAGTTAAAGAAGCTTATGAAATATTAAACGATGATCAAAAACGCGCGGCGTATGATCAATACGGTCATGCAGCGTTTGAACAAGGTGGCCATGGTGGCGGCGGTGGTTTTGGCGGTGGTCAGGACTTTGGCGATGCCTTTGGTGATATTTTTGGTGACATTTTTGGCGGCGGTGGTCGCGGTCGTGGCGGTCAATCTCGTCAACGTCGTGGCAGCGATTTACGCTACAATCTTGACCTTAGTCTTGAAGAAGCGGTTAAAGGTAAAACCTTAGAAATCAAAGTGCCTACCTTTGTCAGCTGTGAGCCTTGTGATGGCAGTGGCGCTAAAAAAGGCACCAGTGCAAAAACCTGTTCAACTTGTCATGGCCATGGTCAAGTGCAAATGCGTCAAGGGCTGTTTGCTGTACAACAAACTTGTCCAACATGCTCTGGTCAAGGTAAAGTTATTTCAGACCCTTGTACTTCATGTCGTGGTAAAGGTCGAGTTGAGAAGAATAAAACTTTATCGGTTAAGATCCCACCAGGTGTTGATACCGGCGATAGAATCCGCTTATCAGGTGAAGGTGAAGCGGGCGAGCATGGTGCACCAGCGGGTGACCTATATGTACAAGCCAATGTGCGTGAACATAAGATATTTGTTCGTGATGAAAACCATTTATATTGTGAAGTGCCTATTAGCTTCACAACGGCTGCGTTAGGCGGCGAAATTGAAGTACCGACACTTGAAGGTAAGGTTAAGCTGAAAATACCAAAAGAAACGCAAACGGGTAAAATGTTCCGTTTACGTGGCAAAGGTGTTAAATCAGTACGCAGCCATTCAACCGGTGATTTAATGTGTAAGGTTGTGATTGAAACGCCGGTAAGTTTATCAGGCGATCAAGCAGACTTATTGCGTCAGTTAGAAGAAAAAATGGGTAAAAGCACCAGTAAGCATAGTCCAAAAGAAACCGGATTTTTTGACGGTGTAAAAAAATTCTTCGATGATCTTAAAAGCTAA
- the dnaK gene encoding molecular chaperone DnaK — MGKIIGIDLGTTNSCVAVLDGGKARVIENAEGDRTTPSIIAYTEEGETLVGQPAKRQSVTNPKNTLFAIKRLIGRRFEDEEVQRDIKIMPFGIVKADNGDAWVTARDKNIAPPQVSAEVLAKMKKTAEDYLGEKVTEAVITVPAYFNDSQRQATKDAGRIAGLDVKRIINEPTAAALAYGMDKQEGDKVVAVYDLGGGTFDISIIEIDEVEGEHTFEVLATNGDTHLGGEDFDNRLINYLVAEFKKDQGMDLTQDPLAMQRLKEAAEKAKCELSSAQQTDVNLPYITADGSGPKHMNIKVTRAKLESLVEDMVKATLEPLKQALKDADLSISDVNDVILVGGQTRMPMVQKVVTEFFGKEPRKDVNPDEAVAAGAAIQAGVLSGDVTDVLLLDVTPLSLGIETMGGVMTKVIDKNTTIPTKQSQTFSTADDNQAAVTVHVVQGERKQASANKSLGQFNLEGIDPAPRGTPQIEVTFDLDADGILHVTAKDKNTGKEQKITIKASSGLSDDEVEQMVRDAEANADEDAKFEELVQARNQADGMVHATRKQIEEAGDDLPSEDKEKIEAALSELEVALKGDSKEEIDAKSQAVIEASAKLMEIAQAKAQAQNGAPEGEAPEADSAGGDDVVDAEFEEVKDDK; from the coding sequence ATGGGCAAAATTATTGGTATTGACCTAGGGACAACAAACTCTTGTGTTGCTGTACTAGATGGTGGTAAAGCACGTGTAATTGAAAATGCTGAAGGCGATCGTACAACGCCATCAATCATTGCTTACACCGAAGAAGGCGAAACATTAGTTGGTCAACCAGCTAAGCGCCAGTCTGTGACTAACCCTAAAAACACCTTATTCGCTATTAAGCGCTTAATTGGTCGTCGCTTTGAAGATGAAGAAGTTCAACGCGATATTAAAATTATGCCATTTGGCATTGTTAAAGCTGACAACGGTGATGCTTGGGTTACGGCACGTGATAAAAATATCGCACCTCCACAAGTTTCTGCTGAAGTATTAGCAAAAATGAAAAAAACAGCCGAAGATTATTTAGGCGAAAAAGTAACTGAAGCAGTAATTACTGTTCCGGCTTACTTTAACGATTCACAACGTCAAGCAACTAAAGATGCAGGTCGTATTGCCGGTCTTGATGTTAAGCGCATTATCAACGAGCCAACGGCTGCTGCTCTTGCTTACGGCATGGACAAGCAAGAAGGCGACAAAGTTGTTGCGGTATACGATTTAGGCGGTGGTACATTTGATATCTCTATCATCGAAATTGATGAAGTTGAAGGCGAGCACACATTCGAAGTACTTGCGACAAACGGCGACACTCACTTAGGTGGTGAAGATTTTGATAACCGTTTAATCAATTACCTAGTCGCTGAATTCAAAAAAGATCAAGGCATGGACTTAACGCAAGATCCATTAGCAATGCAACGTTTGAAAGAAGCAGCTGAGAAAGCGAAATGTGAACTTTCTTCTGCACAACAAACAGACGTTAACTTACCGTACATCACTGCTGACGGTTCAGGCCCTAAGCACATGAACATCAAAGTAACACGTGCTAAGTTAGAGTCTTTAGTTGAAGACATGGTTAAAGCAACCCTAGAGCCGCTTAAACAAGCGCTTAAAGATGCAGACCTTTCAATCAGTGATGTAAACGATGTTATCTTGGTTGGTGGTCAAACACGTATGCCAATGGTACAAAAAGTTGTTACTGAATTTTTCGGTAAAGAGCCACGTAAAGATGTTAACCCTGATGAAGCTGTAGCTGCCGGCGCTGCGATTCAAGCGGGTGTACTTTCTGGTGATGTAACTGACGTACTTCTTTTAGATGTTACGCCATTATCATTAGGTATTGAGACTATGGGCGGCGTGATGACGAAAGTTATCGACAAAAACACCACTATCCCAACTAAGCAGTCTCAAACATTCTCAACGGCTGACGATAACCAAGCTGCTGTGACTGTACATGTTGTGCAAGGTGAGCGTAAGCAAGCTTCAGCAAACAAATCTTTAGGTCAGTTTAACCTTGAAGGTATTGACCCAGCACCACGTGGCACACCACAAATTGAAGTAACTTTCGATTTAGATGCTGATGGTATCTTGCACGTAACGGCAAAAGATAAGAACACTGGTAAAGAGCAAAAAATTACCATTAAAGCTTCTTCTGGTTTATCAGATGATGAAGTTGAACAAATGGTACGCGACGCAGAAGCAAATGCTGACGAAGATGCAAAATTTGAAGAGCTTGTTCAAGCGCGTAACCAAGCTGATGGCATGGTGCACGCAACACGTAAGCAAATTGAAGAAGCGGGTGACGACTTACCAAGCGAAGACAAAGAGAAAATTGAAGCAGCATTATCTGAACTTGAAGTTGCCCTTAAAGGTGATAGCAAAGAAGAAATTGATGCTAAATCTCAAGCCGTTATAGAAGCTTCAGCTAAGTTAATGGAAATTGCTCAAGCGAAAGCACAAGCACAAAATGGCGCACCTGAAGGAGAAGCTCCTGAAGCTGATTCAGCAGGCGGTGATGATGTTGTTGATGCTGAGTTTGAAGAGGTTAAAGACGACAAGTAG
- the smpB gene encoding SsrA-binding protein SmpB, with product MAKKKKSTSSNTIALNKKARHNYNLTDKFEAGMSLQGWEIKSIRSGKVNISDCYVFVKDREAYLVGAEIMPLNAASSHVVCDPNRSRKLLLNRRELDVLAGAVDRDGYSLIATAMYWKACWVKLEFYLGKGKKDHDKRADIKDREWAVDKGRIMKNKNLER from the coding sequence ATGGCAAAGAAAAAAAAATCAACAAGCAGTAATACTATCGCTCTGAATAAGAAAGCGCGTCATAACTATAACTTAACCGACAAGTTTGAAGCAGGTATGAGCTTACAAGGTTGGGAAATTAAAAGCATACGCAGTGGAAAGGTCAATATATCTGACTGTTATGTTTTTGTAAAAGACCGTGAAGCTTATTTAGTGGGCGCAGAAATTATGCCGCTGAACGCCGCGTCAAGTCATGTTGTATGTGATCCTAACCGTTCGCGCAAGCTGCTGCTAAATCGTCGAGAGCTGGATGTGCTTGCTGGTGCCGTTGACCGCGATGGCTATTCACTCATTGCTACAGCAATGTACTGGAAAGCCTGCTGGGTAAAACTTGAGTTTTATCTAGGTAAAGGTAAAAAAGATCATGACAAACGCGCTGACATTAAAGATCGTGAATGGGCTGTTGATAAAGGCCGTATCATGAAAAATAAAAACTTAGAGCGATAA
- the recN gene encoding DNA repair protein RecN, translating into MLLQLNIQNFAIVRSLDIDWQQGMTTITGETGAGKSIAIDALGLCLGDRAVTNVVRPNCKKAELAATFDTADNKFAKKWLKKHDMLLDNECILRRVISAEGRSKAYINGSQVPLAQLKEIGQLLINIHGQHDHQLIVKAHEQRNILDAYASHQHLLDAVKYYYHQWRELSQEAKLLQESKLQREAKQQLLQYQVDELNEFSLQPDEFESLEVDYQRQSNGQHILSQTLIAVQQLSEDEQFNVVDGLRHSSEQIASLGNYDPALKAIAEQLNEALIQVEDASQEIKHYYECLELDPQAYSLIEERYSTAVLLAKKHQVAPNALADFHQQLLQELALFSSDETRLVQINDDIDAAKQKYQEAAQSLSESRSKAAVKLSKLISKSMAELNMPHGKFFIDIYQDKNQSLSVNGNDSVSYLASLNPGQALEAMNKVASGGELSRISLAMQVILADKIITPTLIFDEVDVGISGPTAAMVGKKLQQLAKNTQVICVTHLPQVASKGHQQLFVAKLTDGEHTETTVTELSSDGRVQEIARLLAGDKITENSLANAQELLAG; encoded by the coding sequence ATGTTATTGCAACTCAACATTCAAAATTTTGCCATTGTGCGTTCACTCGACATTGATTGGCAACAAGGCATGACCACCATTACTGGTGAAACCGGTGCCGGTAAATCGATTGCCATTGACGCCTTAGGCCTTTGCTTAGGCGATCGCGCCGTAACCAATGTTGTCAGACCTAACTGTAAAAAAGCTGAACTGGCCGCCACCTTCGATACTGCCGATAATAAGTTCGCAAAAAAGTGGTTAAAAAAACACGACATGTTGCTCGACAATGAATGTATTCTTCGTCGGGTAATTTCTGCTGAAGGCCGATCAAAAGCTTATATTAATGGTAGCCAAGTACCATTAGCACAATTAAAAGAAATTGGGCAATTACTGATTAATATTCATGGTCAACATGACCATCAGCTAATTGTAAAAGCACACGAACAACGAAATATTCTTGATGCTTATGCCAGCCATCAACATTTACTTGATGCGGTAAAGTATTATTATCATCAATGGCGTGAACTCAGCCAAGAAGCTAAACTATTGCAAGAAAGCAAGCTACAGCGTGAAGCCAAACAACAATTACTTCAATATCAAGTCGATGAACTGAATGAGTTTTCATTGCAGCCTGATGAATTTGAAAGCTTAGAAGTTGATTATCAGCGCCAAAGCAATGGCCAACATATATTAAGCCAAACGTTAATCGCTGTGCAGCAATTATCAGAGGATGAACAGTTTAACGTGGTTGATGGTTTACGCCACAGTAGCGAACAAATCGCATCCTTAGGTAACTACGACCCTGCTTTAAAAGCTATAGCCGAGCAGCTAAACGAAGCCTTGATTCAAGTTGAAGACGCCAGCCAAGAAATCAAACATTATTACGAATGTCTTGAACTAGACCCGCAAGCTTATTCGTTAATTGAAGAACGTTATTCTACAGCGGTGTTATTGGCGAAAAAGCACCAAGTGGCGCCTAATGCCTTGGCTGACTTCCATCAACAACTATTACAAGAGTTAGCATTATTTAGCTCTGATGAAACACGCTTAGTACAAATTAATGATGATATCGATGCGGCAAAACAAAAATATCAAGAAGCCGCACAGTCATTGTCAGAGTCAAGAAGTAAAGCCGCGGTAAAACTCAGTAAACTGATCAGTAAAAGTATGGCGGAGTTAAATATGCCACACGGCAAGTTTTTCATCGACATCTACCAAGATAAAAATCAAAGTTTATCGGTGAATGGTAACGACAGTGTTAGCTACCTTGCCAGTTTAAATCCAGGACAAGCTCTCGAAGCGATGAATAAAGTTGCTTCAGGTGGTGAGCTTTCTCGAATAAGTTTAGCCATGCAAGTAATTCTCGCCGATAAAATTATTACCCCAACCTTGATATTCGATGAAGTTGACGTGGGTATTAGTGGTCCTACCGCTGCAATGGTCGGTAAAAAATTACAACAACTGGCTAAAAACACTCAAGTGATTTGTGTTACTCATCTCCCGCAAGTTGCCAGCAAAGGCCATCAACAGCTTTTTGTGGCTAAATTAACTGACGGAGAACACACAGAAACCACAGTGACGGAACTTTCTAGCGATGGCCGCGTCCAAGAAATTGCCCGTTTGCTCGCCGGTGATAAAATTACCGAAAATAGCTTGGCCAACGCGCAAGAATTACTTGCCGGATAA
- a CDS encoding SRPBCC family protein: protein MPKISRSALVMHSVEDMYYLINDVLAYPKFLPDCSDSKIIAQDEHSMTAALLVSKGGLKKWFTTENILINNQEVKMNLVDGPFKQLVGGWQLKALSDDACKIELNLDYEFSNKMFDLAFGRVFNHLANNMVQAFTQRAKEVYG, encoded by the coding sequence ATGCCAAAAATAAGCCGTAGTGCATTAGTGATGCACAGTGTAGAAGATATGTATTATTTAATTAATGATGTGCTTGCCTACCCAAAATTTTTACCAGACTGTAGTGATAGTAAAATTATTGCCCAAGATGAGCACTCGATGACTGCAGCGTTGTTGGTATCTAAAGGTGGTTTAAAAAAGTGGTTTACCACGGAAAATATTTTGATCAACAATCAAGAAGTAAAAATGAATTTAGTTGATGGACCATTTAAACAGTTGGTTGGTGGTTGGCAATTAAAGGCGTTGTCTGATGACGCTTGTAAAATTGAATTGAATTTAGATTATGAGTTTTCTAATAAAATGTTTGATTTAGCCTTTGGCCGTGTGTTTAATCATTTAGCCAATAATATGGTCCAAGCTTTTACGCAGCGAGCTAAAGAAGTATACGGTTAG
- the grpE gene encoding nucleotide exchange factor GrpE: MANESTENKSAEEIAADKLAAEIIEQAEEQVEVQHEHAHEVLSEEQEKINELELALAAAKSTVADQKDSVIRAKAEVDNVRRRAAQDVEKARKFALEKFAAEMLTTVDNLERALQSIDRDDERNTGIIEGIELTYQGLLASLEKFAIKAIDPQDQPFNPELHQAMSMQEVEGVAANTVIAVMQKGYELNGRLIRPAMVMVSKAKPSVDATA, encoded by the coding sequence ATGGCCAACGAGTCAACAGAAAATAAAAGTGCTGAAGAGATAGCAGCAGATAAATTAGCCGCTGAAATTATTGAGCAAGCTGAAGAACAAGTGGAAGTGCAACATGAGCATGCTCACGAAGTTTTGAGTGAAGAACAAGAAAAAATTAATGAGCTTGAGTTAGCATTAGCTGCAGCTAAGTCTACGGTAGCGGATCAAAAAGATTCAGTGATCCGTGCAAAAGCTGAAGTTGATAATGTTCGTCGTCGTGCTGCGCAAGATGTTGAAAAGGCACGTAAATTTGCTTTAGAGAAATTTGCTGCTGAAATGTTAACTACCGTTGATAATCTCGAGCGTGCGTTACAAAGCATCGACCGTGATGATGAGCGTAATACCGGCATTATTGAAGGTATTGAATTAACTTACCAAGGTTTATTAGCGTCTTTAGAAAAATTCGCGATTAAAGCGATTGATCCACAAGATCAACCATTCAACCCTGAATTACATCAAGCAATGTCAATGCAAGAAGTTGAAGGTGTTGCTGCTAATACCGTTATTGCGGTAATGCAAAAAGGCTATGAGCTAAACGGCCGCTTAATTCGCCCTGCAATGGTGATGGTGTCAAAAGCTAAGCCAAGTGTCGATGCTACGGCTTAA
- a CDS encoding RnfH family protein codes for MSEDVMNEDNDVLEQLTIEVVYGTPTRQEIISCQVGPNTTIEQAILSSGIIEEFPEIDLAVNNVGIWNRAAKLTDMVKDLDRIEVYRPLLADPKEVRKRRAEKAKEEGRADKITGGRVDPRRSKAGESS; via the coding sequence ATGAGTGAAGATGTGATGAATGAAGATAATGACGTATTAGAACAGCTAACTATTGAAGTGGTTTATGGCACACCAACACGACAGGAAATTATCAGTTGTCAGGTTGGGCCTAATACAACCATAGAACAAGCGATTTTATCGTCAGGCATTATTGAAGAGTTTCCCGAGATAGACCTAGCGGTTAATAATGTTGGCATTTGGAATCGTGCGGCGAAGTTAACCGATATGGTCAAGGATTTAGATCGTATTGAGGTTTACCGCCCCTTACTTGCTGATCCTAAAGAAGTACGTAAGCGCAGAGCGGAAAAGGCGAAAGAGGAAGGGCGTGCAGACAAAATTACCGGTGGTCGAGTTGATCCACGTAGAAGCAAGGCGGGCGAATCCTCATAA
- a CDS encoding Lrp/AsnC family transcriptional regulator, whose amino-acid sequence MKKLDDIDLRILTLLYKDADITNKDLAAQIGIAPSTCLERVKRMKHNGVINNAFIDINFKSIGGNIEAIAAIKLQPYSELIVNKLRDDLLKLPEIISLYHMGGSYDYFIHMSVKDSEHLRQFVFNAITSREEVTTVETSLIFEHSRSGVLPNFDDE is encoded by the coding sequence ATGAAAAAACTTGATGATATAGATTTACGTATTCTCACCTTGCTCTATAAAGATGCGGATATCACGAATAAAGATCTTGCAGCGCAGATTGGCATAGCTCCTTCTACTTGTTTAGAGCGTGTAAAACGCATGAAGCATAACGGCGTTATAAACAATGCTTTTATTGATATTAACTTTAAAAGTATTGGTGGAAATATTGAAGCGATTGCGGCAATTAAGTTACAGCCTTATTCAGAATTAATTGTCAATAAACTCAGAGACGACCTACTCAAGCTACCTGAAATTATCAGTTTGTATCATATGGGTGGAAGCTACGACTACTTTATTCACATGTCGGTAAAAGACAGTGAGCACTTACGTCAATTCGTATTCAATGCGATTACTTCACGCGAAGAAGTCACCACAGTAGAAACTTCACTCATTTTTGAGCATAGTCGAAGTGGTGTACTGCCTAACTTTGATGATGAATAA
- the nadK gene encoding NAD(+) kinase produces the protein MSNLYQTIGLIGKPNHEGATATIEALQQYLSEQGYRVLVENSVAQSIDIDGITTASLTRIGEQADLAIVIGGDGYMLGAARVLSCYNVGVIGVNRGNLGFLTDLSPDDLITPLEAILKGKSRAEQRFIIEAEVYRHGKLKSSNSAVNEAVLHAGKVANMIEFEVYIDDCFMFSQRSDGLIVSTPTGSTAYSMSAGGPILTPNLNALSLVPMFPHTLTSRPIVVDGNSEIKLKLANENYENLQVSCDGHVILAVMPGDEVIIKKSEFTLRLIHPLDHDYFNVLRNKLGWGNKLY, from the coding sequence ATGAGTAATTTATACCAAACCATTGGCTTAATCGGAAAACCTAATCATGAAGGTGCCACCGCTACTATAGAAGCTTTACAACAGTATTTATCTGAACAAGGCTATCGAGTGTTAGTAGAAAACTCCGTTGCCCAATCGATTGATATTGACGGTATCACTACAGCATCGCTTACCAGAATTGGTGAACAAGCCGATCTTGCTATCGTTATTGGCGGCGATGGTTATATGCTTGGCGCTGCACGTGTTCTGTCTTGCTATAACGTCGGTGTTATCGGCGTAAACCGTGGCAACTTAGGCTTTCTTACGGATTTGTCACCTGATGACTTAATAACCCCACTAGAAGCTATTTTAAAAGGTAAGTCACGTGCGGAGCAACGCTTTATTATCGAAGCCGAAGTGTATCGTCATGGCAAACTTAAAAGCTCAAACAGTGCGGTAAACGAAGCGGTATTACATGCGGGTAAAGTCGCCAACATGATAGAGTTTGAAGTGTATATTGATGATTGCTTTATGTTCAGTCAACGCTCTGACGGTTTGATAGTTTCAACGCCTACCGGCTCAACCGCGTATTCAATGTCAGCCGGTGGTCCTATTTTAACACCAAATTTAAACGCGCTGTCATTAGTGCCAATGTTTCCTCATACCTTAACCAGTCGCCCTATTGTGGTTGACGGTAACAGCGAAATTAAATTAAAGCTGGCCAATGAAAACTATGAAAATTTACAAGTCAGCTGCGACGGCCATGTTATTTTAGCGGTAATGCCTGGTGATGAAGTTATCATTAAAAAAAGCGAGTTCACTTTACGCTTAATTCATCCTTTAGATCACGACTACTTTAATGTCTTACGAAATAAACTCGGTTGGGGTAACAAACTCTACTAA
- a CDS encoding outer membrane protein assembly factor BamE — protein MLFRVLAIVIALSVSACSSWVYRIDIPQGNYLEQKDIDKLQIGMTKEQVKFVLGSPVVEDTFNKNIWHYVYRFKSGKSEEFDAKKQFTITFDDNKVVNAEGDFELPESYYVPMIN, from the coding sequence ATGTTGTTTCGAGTATTAGCTATTGTTATCGCCCTATCTGTTTCAGCCTGTTCAAGCTGGGTTTATCGCATCGATATTCCACAAGGTAACTATCTAGAACAAAAAGACATTGATAAACTTCAAATTGGCATGACAAAAGAGCAAGTTAAATTTGTCTTAGGTAGCCCAGTAGTTGAAGACACCTTCAACAAAAACATTTGGCACTATGTTTATCGTTTTAAGTCGGGTAAAAGTGAAGAATTTGACGCAAAAAAACAATTTACTATCACCTTTGATGATAATAAAGTTGTTAATGCTGAAGGTGATTTTGAATTACCTGAAAGTTATTATGTACCTATGATTAACTAG